From the Chloroflexus aurantiacus J-10-fl genome, one window contains:
- a CDS encoding sensor domain-containing diguanylate cyclase — protein MTEEQPDNTDDQIVLPPIPPNEEERLRELESFQILDTLPEQIFEDIVRIAAYICQTPIALVNLVDRHRQWSMARLGFSDGEVERTLTFCAFTINDPDHVMVVPDATRDPRFASNPYVRREPYIRFYAGAPLVTSHGYALGTVCVIDLQPRQLSPEQLEMLRLLSRQVVTQLEIRRDLLRLEQRLLQREQEYLSLNAYLQSLEDKLAAAQQQSLTDPLTGVFNRRGFALRLSEEIERARRYQVTLALLLIDVDHFKQYNDTFGHLAGDEVLRMIAQLLSEGCCKHDIVARYGGEEFAVILPATAGDGAQVLGERLRRLVQMAAWPLHPLTISVGGAVLQPEMTDEHDLIARADSALYQAKAQGRNTCVIIA, from the coding sequence ATGACTGAGGAACAGCCAGACAATACCGATGATCAGATCGTTCTACCCCCAATCCCGCCGAATGAAGAAGAACGCCTGCGTGAACTGGAGAGCTTTCAGATCCTTGATACACTCCCTGAGCAGATCTTCGAGGACATTGTACGCATCGCGGCGTACATCTGCCAGACCCCGATTGCCCTGGTGAACCTGGTTGACCGCCATCGCCAGTGGTCGATGGCGCGGTTGGGGTTCAGCGATGGCGAAGTCGAGCGTACTCTCACGTTTTGTGCATTCACAATCAATGATCCTGATCACGTGATGGTAGTGCCAGATGCAACCCGTGATCCGCGCTTTGCCAGCAATCCCTATGTGCGCCGCGAACCGTACATTCGCTTTTACGCCGGTGCGCCACTCGTAACTTCACACGGGTATGCCCTTGGCACGGTTTGTGTTATCGATCTTCAGCCGCGTCAGCTCTCGCCGGAACAGCTTGAGATGCTGCGCTTACTGTCACGGCAGGTTGTGACTCAGCTTGAAATCCGGCGTGATCTGTTGCGCCTCGAACAGCGTCTGCTACAGCGCGAACAGGAGTATCTATCGCTGAATGCGTACCTTCAGAGTCTGGAAGACAAACTGGCAGCCGCACAACAGCAATCGCTCACCGATCCGTTGACCGGTGTGTTCAACCGGCGTGGCTTTGCGTTGCGCCTCAGCGAAGAGATTGAGCGGGCGCGGCGTTACCAGGTAACTCTGGCGCTGCTGTTGATCGATGTCGATCATTTCAAGCAATACAACGATACCTTTGGGCATCTTGCCGGCGATGAAGTGCTCCGCATGATTGCCCAACTTCTCAGTGAAGGTTGCTGCAAACACGACATTGTCGCCCGGTATGGTGGTGAAGAATTTGCTGTTATCCTACCGGCAACTGCCGGCGACGGCGCTCAGGTCTTGGGCGAGAGGTTACGCCGGTTGGTGCAGATGGCGGCCTGGCCGCTGCATCCATTGACAATCAGTGTGGGTGGTGCAGTCTTACAACCTGAGATGACCGATGAGCATGACCTGATTGCACGTGCTGACAGTGCGTTATACCAGGCAAAAGCACAGGGTCGTAATACGTGTGTCATCATTGCCTGA
- a CDS encoding adenylate/guanylate cyclase domain-containing protein: MKAFHHVSTPTLIEESIYGTFRARFALELFNNTLYFPITNILYELLMGHPLDYLRSSDPYIIIVAALIQAYWLTCQAEKRLHRLFGHLIGPAIYTFIEASLEGAQFFTEPNHLAYWFFSIAIGIVQELKLYLPRFSSLFTIIENATRVSILFFMYGIFETHVNHDQTLSLMSFFADPSHVFVGMSVMIIGLSIGLANVTADTYLKKLRHTSQMLKTYSEWLLGRDLLVRSLSDPTALQTTRRERTILFMDIRGFTAWSEVHTPEEVVDLLNEYYRRSESILLQHSAIKWKFTADEVMAIFPHIQAAIAAANRMIDEIHRFLTDKQLGVGIGIDVGPVVEGLLGGANVRFYDAMGDTVNTAKRIENHAQAGEILISERAQQYLTATIPVANRRELRAKGKSQAIITYLLNA; the protein is encoded by the coding sequence ATGAAAGCGTTCCATCACGTGTCAACCCCCACGCTCATTGAAGAGAGCATTTATGGTACGTTTCGTGCCCGATTTGCACTTGAGCTGTTCAACAACACATTGTATTTTCCTATCACCAATATCCTGTACGAATTGCTCATGGGGCACCCCCTTGACTATCTTCGATCATCAGACCCTTACATCATCATCGTTGCTGCGCTTATACAGGCCTATTGGCTAACCTGTCAGGCCGAAAAACGGCTTCATCGACTGTTTGGACATTTAATAGGGCCAGCTATTTATACGTTCATCGAAGCATCTCTGGAAGGTGCCCAATTCTTTACCGAGCCTAACCACCTGGCGTATTGGTTCTTTTCGATAGCGATTGGGATTGTGCAGGAATTAAAGCTTTACCTGCCGCGCTTTTCTTCGCTATTTACCATCATCGAAAATGCTACTCGTGTCTCTATCCTCTTTTTTATGTATGGAATATTTGAAACCCATGTAAATCATGATCAGACACTGTCGTTAATGTCGTTCTTTGCCGATCCCAGCCATGTGTTTGTTGGCATGTCGGTAATGATCATTGGTTTAAGTATTGGTTTGGCTAATGTTACTGCTGATACCTATCTGAAAAAGCTACGGCATACGTCGCAGATGCTAAAAACGTATTCTGAATGGCTTCTTGGAAGAGACCTTTTGGTGCGATCCCTGAGTGATCCAACAGCTTTACAAACTACACGTCGTGAACGAACAATTTTGTTTATGGACATCCGGGGATTTACTGCCTGGAGCGAAGTTCATACACCTGAAGAAGTAGTTGATCTTCTCAATGAGTATTATCGTCGATCCGAGTCGATTCTTCTCCAACACTCGGCAATCAAATGGAAATTCACGGCTGATGAAGTCATGGCTATTTTTCCCCACATCCAGGCAGCAATTGCCGCTGCGAACAGGATGATCGACGAAATCCATCGATTTTTGACCGATAAACAACTTGGCGTAGGGATTGGCATCGACGTTGGTCCGGTTGTTGAAGGGTTGCTGGGTGGTGCGAACGTGCGTTTCTACGATGCCATGGGTGATACTGTAAATACGGCCAAACGAATCGAGAATCACGCTCAGGCAGGTGAAATTCTGATTTCCGAACGAGCGCAACAATACCTTACTGCGACAATACCAGTGGCAAATCGTCGTGAACTGCGTGCTAAAGGTAAGTCACAAGCTATTATCACCTACTTGCTGAATGCCTGA
- a CDS encoding FAD:protein FMN transferase yields the protein MQQISFRAMGSTITIIVDSADPTARSALTSARKIFLHHEQILSRFRPQSELSVLNRAAGQGPRRVGRTLWQAVCHALRIARLSQGLVTPTVGAALIEAGYDRDFGMLIASHRQSIQTPVAIPSWQRITCDPYRRTIALPAGVQLDLGGSAKGWTAAIVARRLGKRFPSLVDAGGDIALSGPRRDGTPWPVEIADPRQPDTGIELLLVRRGGIATSGIDYRRWQHNGRWMHHVIDPCTGAPAQTDVLAATVIASSLPLAEMAAKMVVILGSDEGLRWLNARPDLAGLLVTTDGTVIRTATLTRCCWRPAVESAASL from the coding sequence ATGCAGCAGATCAGTTTTCGGGCGATGGGTTCGACGATCACCATTATCGTGGATAGTGCCGATCCAACCGCCCGCAGTGCGCTTACATCGGCACGAAAAATCTTTCTGCACCACGAGCAGATCCTCAGCCGGTTTCGTCCGCAGAGCGAATTGAGTGTACTCAACCGTGCCGCCGGGCAAGGGCCGCGCCGGGTTGGACGGACACTCTGGCAGGCGGTTTGTCACGCCCTGCGGATTGCCCGTCTGAGTCAGGGCCTGGTGACGCCAACGGTCGGTGCAGCGTTGATCGAGGCCGGCTATGACCGTGATTTCGGTATGCTTATTGCATCGCACAGGCAATCTATTCAGACCCCGGTTGCGATCCCCTCCTGGCAGCGTATCACGTGTGATCCTTACCGACGTACCATCGCGTTACCGGCAGGGGTACAGCTTGATCTGGGTGGCAGTGCCAAGGGTTGGACGGCGGCCATCGTTGCGCGCCGGCTGGGAAAACGTTTTCCCTCCCTGGTTGATGCCGGTGGTGACATCGCACTCAGCGGGCCGCGCCGCGATGGTACACCCTGGCCGGTAGAAATTGCCGATCCACGGCAGCCTGATACCGGCATCGAGCTGCTGCTGGTTCGGCGCGGAGGAATTGCGACATCGGGGATAGATTATCGGCGCTGGCAGCACAACGGGCGCTGGATGCACCATGTGATTGACCCATGTACCGGTGCACCGGCGCAAACCGACGTGCTGGCAGCCACGGTCATTGCGTCCAGCCTGCCGCTTGCCGAGATGGCGGCGAAGATGGTTGTGATACTCGGAAGTGACGAGGGTTTGCGCTGGTTGAATGCCCGACCTGATCTCGCCGGCCTGCTGGTAACTACCGACGGTACAGTGATACGCACTGCTACCCTCACCCGCTGCTGCTGGCGTCCGGCTGTTGAATCGGCTGCAAGCCTCTAG
- a CDS encoding TetR/AcrR family transcriptional regulator — translation MSRQQHSEQIRNRIIDEAARLIVAYGYDGIAMREIAEAVGLSKAGLYHHFRDKEDLLVAVLTNWADEMAALVAAAERQPDTRSRLSTLIHGLFAKAPAQRALVRLSNHDLPRLSATARASVERCYANGLIEPISTMIRNGIERGELRPVDPHAATWLLLGMLYPFFHTDQAPAGEQGHVIADLILTTFFDGLAQP, via the coding sequence ATGAGTCGACAACAACATTCAGAACAGATTCGCAATCGCATTATCGATGAGGCAGCACGCCTGATTGTGGCTTACGGCTACGATGGCATTGCTATGCGCGAGATTGCTGAAGCAGTGGGTTTGTCGAAGGCCGGTCTCTATCACCATTTTCGCGACAAAGAAGATTTGCTGGTGGCAGTGCTCACCAACTGGGCCGATGAGATGGCTGCCCTGGTAGCGGCTGCGGAACGTCAGCCTGACACCCGTAGCCGGCTTTCCACGCTGATCCACGGGCTGTTTGCAAAAGCGCCGGCTCAACGCGCCCTGGTTCGGTTGAGTAATCACGATCTCCCTCGCCTGAGCGCAACTGCTCGCGCCAGCGTCGAGCGCTGTTATGCCAATGGGTTGATTGAACCAATCTCAACAATGATTCGGAATGGTATCGAACGTGGGGAGTTACGACCGGTTGATCCGCACGCTGCAACCTGGTTGCTGCTGGGGATGCTCTACCCGTTTTTTCACACCGATCAGGCACCGGCTGGCGAGCAGGGTCACGTAATTGCAGACCTGATCCTTACGACCTTTTTCGATGGGTTAGCGCAACCATAG
- a CDS encoding AAA family ATPase, whose product MARIVAVINLKGGIGKTTTVVNVSAGLALKGARVLLIDIDAQGNLAMALGVQPRRTLYEAIVEHKPLTDLRITARPNLDLVAANETLLLAHQAIAGRADWVRVLEHLVRPLRNEYDFIFFDCGGSLTVLNQNALIAATDVIIPTTVEPFAVKGLEKLIAQIGRVKGGTAVVRAIIPTMVDPRMRQSVELLAYLNRTYGRLVLPPVRVNVRLSEASAVGKTIYEHDPRSRGALDYAQIVELLSKDWDFRPARLVATPNAGQSPTVSSAASPLAPLVTGGGEVQTDTCPNCNHRLQRATVAGYRITYCTNCRYRRQELIRGEP is encoded by the coding sequence ATGGCGCGGATCGTCGCCGTTATCAACTTGAAGGGTGGTATTGGCAAAACCACAACCGTCGTCAATGTCAGTGCCGGTCTGGCATTGAAAGGTGCGCGCGTCTTGCTCATTGACATCGATGCCCAGGGCAACCTGGCGATGGCGCTCGGTGTCCAACCGCGCCGCACCCTTTACGAGGCGATTGTTGAACATAAGCCGCTCACCGATTTGCGCATCACTGCCCGTCCCAATCTCGATCTGGTTGCCGCAAACGAAACGCTGTTGCTGGCGCACCAGGCCATTGCCGGGCGTGCGGATTGGGTACGGGTGCTTGAACACCTGGTACGCCCGCTACGCAACGAGTACGACTTTATCTTCTTCGATTGCGGTGGCTCTCTCACTGTGCTCAATCAAAATGCGTTGATCGCAGCCACTGATGTGATTATCCCGACGACGGTTGAGCCGTTTGCGGTGAAAGGGCTGGAAAAGCTGATCGCTCAGATCGGTCGAGTGAAAGGTGGCACCGCCGTGGTGCGGGCCATCATCCCAACCATGGTAGACCCGCGTATGCGGCAATCGGTAGAACTGCTTGCCTACCTGAATCGCACCTACGGACGACTGGTTCTGCCACCGGTGCGCGTGAATGTACGGCTCTCCGAAGCCTCTGCCGTTGGTAAGACGATCTACGAGCACGATCCTCGTTCACGCGGTGCTCTCGACTATGCCCAGATTGTTGAACTATTGAGTAAGGATTGGGATTTTCGCCCGGCTCGCCTGGTTGCCACCCCAAACGCAGGACAATCGCCGACCGTATCGTCAGCGGCTTCACCACTTGCACCATTGGTAACGGGGGGCGGAGAGGTACAAACCGACACCTGCCCCAACTGCAACCATCGGCTCCAGCGTGCTACCGTCGCCGGCTATCGTATTACCTACTGCACCAACTGCCGGTATCGCCGGCAAGAGCTAATCCGTGGTGAACCGTAG
- a CDS encoding response regulator transcription factor has protein sequence MRILIVEDDKRLARLIERVLSEERHTVDVAWDGESGLDLLMQGVYDVAIIDWMLPGRDGPSLCRAARAARLPTALLLLTARGQIEDKVLGFESGADDYLVKPFAFEELLARVRALGRRFHPNLSANDELRVGTIVLDLRNYTARRGERRLDLTPTEWRLLEYLMRNVGQTLTRQQILDYVWSFEHDVQPQMVDVYISYLRRKLNASGETDPINTIRGIGYRLEAERV, from the coding sequence ATGCGGATTTTGATTGTCGAAGACGACAAGCGCCTGGCCCGACTGATTGAACGGGTCTTGAGTGAAGAACGACACACGGTTGACGTGGCCTGGGATGGTGAGAGCGGGCTTGATCTGCTGATGCAGGGGGTCTACGATGTGGCAATTATCGATTGGATGCTACCGGGACGCGACGGGCCATCGTTGTGTCGCGCAGCCCGCGCTGCTCGCCTGCCAACCGCTCTCCTCCTCTTAACGGCCCGTGGTCAGATCGAAGATAAAGTCCTCGGTTTCGAGAGTGGTGCTGATGATTACCTGGTTAAACCCTTTGCCTTCGAGGAGCTACTGGCACGGGTGCGAGCGCTGGGGCGACGGTTCCACCCCAATCTTAGCGCGAACGATGAACTGCGGGTCGGCACCATTGTGCTCGATCTACGAAATTACACGGCACGCCGGGGCGAGCGTCGGCTTGATCTGACCCCCACCGAGTGGCGTCTGCTGGAATATCTGATGCGTAACGTCGGCCAGACCTTGACTCGCCAGCAAATTCTCGATTATGTCTGGTCATTTGAACACGACGTACAACCGCAAATGGTCGATGTCTACATCTCATACCTGCGCCGCAAGCTCAATGCGTCGGGCGAGACCGACCCGATCAACACCATTCGAGGGATCGGTTACCGATTGGAGGCTGAACGTGTTTAG
- a CDS encoding STAS domain-containing protein gives MFNSIRTLLNVRHPDEEVRQRGRNIIVIALGLLGINLVVVISLLFNLSQVTRLFATSAVSVILYIFVIFITFRGFVELAGWLTVMISLVGTLAALFVTPNGLTIIFLAVPLVLAATVLSLRSLILVFLLTACSLAGIAFFLEPTPLSLTTRDFLIPVSLLCAFLGIVSFVQSAGNEALHRRLQAALQQAKQTADQLRLLNDELDRRVDAQTEALQEALSELEERTLQQDRLLAEVIAQRDVIRNLSVPVLPAGTDLLAIPLVGTIDQERLATIQQQALTAVEQRRARWLILDVTGVPFIDTGVAGGLIQLVQSVRLLGADVVLVGVRPEVAQTMVSLGIELPITHVYSDLAGAIEDLHHHTDHSRQNNRR, from the coding sequence ATGTTCAACTCGATACGCACCCTGCTCAATGTCCGTCACCCTGATGAAGAGGTACGCCAGCGTGGGCGAAATATCATTGTTATTGCGCTGGGTTTGCTCGGTATCAACCTGGTGGTGGTAATTTCGCTGCTGTTTAATCTTTCTCAAGTCACAAGATTGTTTGCTACTTCTGCGGTCAGTGTTATTCTATACATTTTTGTGATCTTTATAACGTTTAGGGGTTTTGTTGAGCTTGCCGGATGGCTGACGGTCATGATCTCGCTGGTCGGCACTTTAGCCGCACTGTTTGTTACGCCCAATGGGTTAACAATCATTTTTCTGGCAGTTCCTCTGGTGCTGGCGGCAACCGTTTTAAGTCTGCGTAGTCTGATCCTCGTCTTCTTGCTTACAGCATGCAGTTTAGCAGGTATTGCTTTTTTTCTCGAACCGACGCCACTCAGCCTTACCACACGCGACTTTTTAATTCCTGTGAGTTTGCTCTGTGCCTTTCTCGGCATTGTCAGTTTTGTGCAGAGTGCCGGGAATGAGGCACTTCATCGGCGGTTGCAGGCGGCGCTCCAACAGGCAAAGCAAACTGCCGATCAGTTGCGGTTGTTGAACGACGAGCTTGATCGACGGGTTGATGCACAGACAGAAGCCTTGCAGGAGGCGCTAAGCGAGTTAGAGGAGCGTACTTTACAACAAGATCGCCTGCTCGCCGAGGTAATTGCACAACGTGACGTGATTCGGAACCTGAGTGTTCCGGTGTTGCCGGCTGGAACCGATCTGCTGGCTATTCCATTAGTAGGAACGATTGATCAGGAACGGCTGGCAACCATTCAGCAACAGGCCCTGACTGCCGTCGAACAGCGACGGGCACGCTGGTTAATTCTCGATGTCACCGGTGTACCATTCATCGATACCGGGGTGGCTGGTGGATTGATTCAGTTGGTACAAAGTGTTCGCCTGTTGGGTGCCGATGTGGTGCTGGTCGGTGTACGCCCGGAAGTTGCGCAGACGATGGTGAGTCTAGGTATTGAGCTGCCAATTACCCATGTATACAGCGATCTGGCCGGTGCGATTGAAGATTTGCATCATCACACAGACCACTCTCGCCAGAATAATCGACGGTGA
- a CDS encoding MFS transporter translates to MSDERRRNQILGLLFVGVLMAALDIAIVGPALPAIQRVFGVDERALSWVFSIYVLGNLVGTPTIAALSDRFGRRALYVVSLSGFALGSLLVAIAPSFPMLLLGRLVQGVSAGGVIPVASAVIGDTFPPERRGSALGLIGAVFGIAFLIGPIIGGLLLLIGWQWLFLINLPLAAVLIIFSLRLLPGRTRQSAATFDLAGLIVLGLMLTGLAYGLTELDPARLSNGSLPLPAIGALIVAFALAPIFIAIEQRAGEPILQPAIFRSRQIWITAVLAIGAGIAESAVVFVPALLTAAYGVSSSTASFMLLPVVLAMAIGSPVSGRLLDRFGSRIVVSIGVALSGIGMLILSTWPTSLVAFYLAAVVSGLGLAILLGAALRYILLNEVSANERAAAQGLLTVTMGSGQLLGAVLVGVLAATGGGAVAGYALAFFVIGIVMLLLTPFALALKSRSAERATAMAHAH, encoded by the coding sequence ATGAGCGATGAACGTCGGCGGAATCAAATCCTGGGTCTTCTCTTTGTTGGTGTTTTGATGGCCGCGCTCGATATTGCGATTGTCGGGCCGGCATTGCCCGCGATCCAGCGCGTCTTTGGGGTTGATGAGCGGGCGTTGTCCTGGGTCTTTTCGATCTATGTCCTGGGCAACCTGGTTGGCACCCCGACCATTGCCGCACTATCGGATCGGTTTGGTCGGCGAGCGTTGTACGTCGTGAGCCTGAGTGGCTTTGCACTGGGGTCACTGCTCGTTGCCATTGCCCCCTCTTTTCCCATGCTCCTCTTAGGCCGTCTGGTGCAGGGGGTAAGTGCCGGTGGCGTGATTCCGGTTGCCAGTGCCGTTATCGGTGATACGTTTCCCCCTGAACGGCGCGGCTCGGCCCTGGGATTGATCGGGGCTGTGTTTGGGATTGCGTTCTTGATCGGGCCAATTATCGGTGGATTGCTCCTCTTGATCGGCTGGCAATGGCTCTTCCTGATCAATCTGCCGCTGGCCGCAGTGCTGATCATCTTCAGCCTGCGCCTTTTGCCGGGTCGCACGCGCCAGTCTGCGGCAACCTTTGATCTGGCCGGCCTTATTGTGCTCGGACTGATGCTCACCGGTCTGGCGTATGGTTTGACCGAACTCGATCCGGCGCGATTGAGCAACGGATCGCTACCGCTGCCGGCAATTGGTGCATTGATCGTGGCGTTCGCGCTGGCACCGATCTTCATTGCTATCGAGCAACGGGCCGGTGAACCCATCCTGCAACCGGCCATCTTTCGTTCACGCCAAATCTGGATAACGGCAGTTCTGGCAATCGGCGCGGGGATTGCCGAGTCTGCCGTTGTCTTTGTGCCGGCACTGCTCACGGCGGCCTACGGTGTCAGCAGTTCGACGGCCAGTTTCATGTTGCTACCGGTGGTGCTGGCGATGGCGATTGGGTCACCGGTTTCGGGTCGCCTGCTCGACCGCTTCGGCTCGCGGATTGTGGTGAGTATTGGTGTCGCGCTGAGTGGAATCGGGATGCTGATCCTGAGCACATGGCCAACGAGTCTGGTGGCATTCTACCTCGCAGCGGTCGTCAGCGGTTTAGGTCTGGCGATCTTGCTTGGGGCCGCCTTGCGGTATATTCTGCTGAATGAAGTATCGGCAAACGAGCGGGCTGCCGCTCAAGGACTGCTCACCGTTACGATGGGGAGTGGTCAATTGTTGGGAGCCGTCCTGGTAGGTGTGCTGGCTGCAACCGGAGGTGGCGCTGTTGCCGGCTATGCGCTGGCCTTCTTCGTGATCGGGATTGTGATGCTCTTGCTCACACCGTTCGCACTGGCCCTCAAGAGCCGTAGTGCCGAGCGGGCAACTGCGATGGCGCACGCCCATTGA
- a CDS encoding heme-binding domain-containing protein — MLRRLLKPRTIAVALMVLFVGMQAVPVWLRQTNPPVVTDVAWTTPEAASIARRACYDCHSNQTNWPWYSRIAPVSWLVTYDVVKGRAELNFSLPLREPEELAAEIAEVLREGEMPPRAYVLLHPEANLTPQEMETLIAGTPGATGLRSGEGYGDDDD, encoded by the coding sequence ATGCTGAGACGATTATTGAAGCCGCGCACAATCGCGGTTGCGCTGATGGTTCTGTTTGTCGGTATGCAGGCCGTCCCGGTCTGGCTGCGCCAAACCAATCCACCGGTTGTTACCGATGTGGCCTGGACGACGCCGGAAGCGGCGAGCATTGCTCGTCGCGCCTGCTACGACTGCCACAGTAACCAGACGAACTGGCCCTGGTATAGCCGAATTGCCCCGGTCTCGTGGCTGGTGACGTATGACGTGGTGAAAGGACGGGCAGAACTCAACTTCTCGCTCCCCCTGCGTGAGCCAGAGGAGCTGGCAGCCGAGATTGCTGAAGTGCTGCGTGAGGGTGAGATGCCGCCACGGGCGTATGTTCTGCTCCATCCAGAGGCCAATCTGACACCCCAGGAAATGGAAACCCTGATTGCCGGCACCCCCGGCGCTACCGGCCTACGTTCAGGAGAGGGGTACGGTGACGACGATGACTGA
- a CDS encoding PepSY domain-containing protein, with product MNRTMFLISAALTAFVLVVIGGVASRLSVSEPVSEVPTEIVIESTPITVPAIDPTVEALIREREAAYQAALAEAQQRLAEANQRLSAAQQQLDEVTTEAQAAPAVAVPAAAPAAVQAPAAPPAPTYAVSPEQAQAIAQAAAGNATLMRAPELVSIQGAPAYEVIFDRGAIYVDTQTGAILANTIAEIAQSANPISEEQAIAAAVAYLGGGTVREVEREYEHGVDAYEVKFSDGSEVYVDAYTGQVVYAKVKNVYGDDGDEHEDEKEKDDHDD from the coding sequence ATGAATCGCACCATGTTTCTGATTTCAGCCGCATTGACCGCTTTCGTACTGGTGGTGATTGGCGGAGTCGCGAGCAGGTTAAGTGTGAGTGAACCGGTAAGCGAGGTGCCAACTGAGATCGTGATCGAGTCAACCCCAATTACTGTCCCAGCCATTGATCCAACCGTCGAAGCCCTGATTCGCGAGCGGGAAGCGGCGTATCAGGCGGCACTGGCCGAAGCGCAACAGCGACTGGCGGAAGCGAATCAGCGCTTGAGCGCTGCTCAGCAGCAGCTCGATGAGGTGACTACGGAAGCGCAGGCTGCACCTGCTGTGGCAGTGCCGGCGGCGGCGCCAGCGGCGGTGCAGGCACCCGCAGCACCACCGGCACCAACCTACGCTGTTTCACCGGAACAGGCACAGGCGATTGCCCAGGCCGCCGCCGGCAACGCGACTCTGATGCGAGCACCAGAACTGGTGAGTATCCAGGGCGCACCGGCCTACGAGGTGATCTTTGATCGCGGTGCGATATATGTGGACACCCAAACCGGGGCGATCCTGGCGAACACAATCGCCGAGATTGCGCAATCTGCTAATCCCATCAGTGAAGAGCAGGCTATCGCGGCTGCCGTAGCGTATCTGGGCGGTGGTACGGTCAGGGAGGTTGAGCGGGAATACGAGCACGGGGTAGACGCTTATGAAGTGAAGTTCAGCGATGGCAGTGAAGTCTACGTCGATGCCTACACCGGTCAGGTGGTGTACGCGAAAGTGAAAAATGTGTATGGCGATGATGGTGATGAGCACGAAGATGAGAAGGAAAAGGATGATCACGACGATTAG
- a CDS encoding ferric reductase-like transmembrane domain-containing protein codes for MTNPASSSELTEAKKVAPGRPARMVTPITELANLPPAMPLGAVLTLLLGAILGAFAAVIVLPTWAPNLSASLLGDEPKAYWYLSRSSAVVAYGLLWLSMIFGLLMTNRMARLWPGGPGAFDLHQHTSLLGLAFAIFHALILLGDRYISATLPQILVPFAYTGYEPLWVGLGQLTLYGMFIIAFSFYVRQRIGQTMWRLIHFLSFVIWLLSLLHALYSGSDTDLLTGWYWVSGGSVLLLTIYRVLVTMVLRKKERL; via the coding sequence ATGACAAATCCAGCTTCCTCATCTGAACTCACAGAAGCCAAAAAGGTGGCTCCTGGCCGTCCTGCGCGGATGGTGACACCGATCACCGAACTCGCTAATCTCCCCCCGGCAATGCCGCTGGGTGCGGTGTTGACCCTGCTGCTCGGTGCGATTCTGGGTGCCTTTGCTGCGGTGATCGTCCTGCCCACGTGGGCACCAAACCTGAGCGCATCGCTATTGGGTGATGAACCGAAAGCCTACTGGTATCTCTCGCGCAGCAGTGCGGTGGTCGCGTATGGGTTGCTCTGGCTGTCGATGATCTTTGGCCTGCTGATGACCAATCGCATGGCGCGCTTGTGGCCGGGTGGGCCGGGGGCGTTCGATCTCCATCAACACACCAGCCTGCTCGGATTGGCCTTCGCCATCTTTCACGCCCTGATCCTGCTCGGTGATCGCTATATCAGCGCCACCCTGCCGCAAATACTCGTACCTTTTGCGTACACCGGCTACGAACCGCTCTGGGTCGGCCTGGGACAACTGACCCTGTACGGTATGTTCATCATTGCCTTCAGTTTCTACGTCAGGCAGCGGATTGGACAGACGATGTGGCGCCTGATCCATTTTCTCAGTTTTGTCATCTGGCTGCTCAGCCTCCTACACGCGCTGTACAGTGGGAGCGATACCGATCTCCTGACCGGATGGTACTGGGTGAGCGGCGGCAGTGTGCTCTTGCTGACGATCTATCGGGTGCTGGTGACGATGGTGCTGAGGAAAAAAGAGCGATTGTAA